From Pongo pygmaeus isolate AG05252 chromosome 2, NHGRI_mPonPyg2-v2.0_pri, whole genome shotgun sequence, a single genomic window includes:
- the ZNF502 gene encoding zinc finger protein 502: MLNMQGAEERDIRRETCPGWVNKNKPAPEQDVCKIDSSGIVAKRFQEDEYEDSTFEEKYACEGMKENSPREIAESCLFQEGGFGGITFIHKEAPPEIISQGYNFEKSLLLTSSLVTRLRVSTEEGLHQWETTNIQTNDISDQSKCPTLCTQKKSWKCNECGKTFTQSSSLTQHQRTHTGERPYACEECGKAFSRSSFLVQHQRIHTGVKPYGCEQCGKTFRCRSFLTQHQRIHTGEKPYKCNECGNSFRNHSHLTEHQRIHTGEKPYKCNRCGKAFNQNTHLIHHQRIHTGEKPYICSECGSSFRKHSNLTQHQRIHTGEKPHKCDECGKTFQTKANLSQHQRIHTGEKPYKCKECGKAFCQSPSLIKHQRIHTGEKPYKCKECGKAFTQSTPLTKHQRIHTGERPYKCSECGKAFIQSICLIRHQRSHTGEKPYKCNECGKGFNQNTCLTQHMRIHTGEKPYKCKECGKAFAHSSSLTEHHRTHTGEKLYKCSECEKTFRKYAHLSEHYRIHTGEKPYECIECGKFFRHSSVLFRHQKLHSGD, encoded by the exons ATGTTGAATATGCAAGGAGCTGAAGAGAGAGACATTAGAAGAGAGACTTGTCCAG GCTGGGTAAACAAGAACAAGCCTGCTCCAGAGCAGGATGTCTGTAAAATTGACTCATCAGGGATAGTAGCAAAGAGGTTCCAAGAGGATGAATACGAAGATTctacatttgaagaaaaatatgcaTGTGAGGGCATGAAGGAAAACTCTCCAAGGGAGATTGCTGAATCATGCCTTTTCCAGGAAGGAGGTTTTGGGGGAATAACTTTCATCCACAAAGAAGCACCCCCTGAAATTATTAGTCAAGGATATAATTTTGAGAAAAGCTTGCTTTTGACCTCAAGCCTTGTTACACGTCTCAGGGTTTCTACAGAAGAGGGTCTGCATCAGTGGGAAACAACTAATATACAAACCAATGATATTTCAGACCAAAGTAAATGTCCAACTCTCTGCACACAGAAAAAATCTTggaaatgtaatgaatgtggaaaaacctTTACTCAGAGCTCATCCCTTACCCAACATCAGAGAACTCATACTGGAGAGAGACCCTATGCATGtgaggaatgtgggaaagcctttagtcGTAGTTCATTCCTTGTTCAACATCAAAGAATTCACACTGGAGTGAAACCATATGGATGTGAGCAGTGTGGGAAAACATTTCGATGTCGATCATTTCTTACTCagcatcagagaattcacactggagagaaaccttataaatgcaatgaatgtgggaaTTCCTTCCGCAATCACTCACATCTCACTGAACACCAGAGAattcacacaggagagaaaccttataaatGTAATAGATGTGGGAAGGCATTCAATCAGAATACACACCTTATTCatcatcagagaattcacactggtgAGAAGCCTTACATATGCAGTGAATGTGGCTCTTCTTTTCGAAAACACTCAAATCTTACacaacatcagagaattcacactgggGAAAAACCCCATAAATGTGATGAATGTGGGAAAACTTTCCAAACAAAGGCAAACCTCTCTcagcatcagagaattcatactggagagaaaccctataaatgtaaagaatgtggcaaagccttttgTCAGAGCCCATCTCTTATTAAACACCAgcgaattcatactggagaaaaaccataTAAGTGTaaggaatgtggcaaagcttttactCAGAGCACCCCACTCACTAAACATCAGAGAATACACACAGGGGAGAGACCCTACAAATGCAGTGAATGTGGTAAAGCCTTCATTCAGAGCATTTGCCTTATTCGGCATCAGAGAAgtcacactggagaaaaaccctataaatgcaatgaatgtggaaagggcTTTAATCAGAACACCTGCCTCACTCAGCATatgagaattcatactggagagaagccctataaatgtaaagaatgtgggaaagcctttgcTCATAGCTCATCTCTTACTGAACATCATAGAACTCACACTGGTGAGAAGCTCTATAAATGTAGTGAGTGTGAGAAAACCTTCCGCAAGTATGCACACCTTAGTGAACATTACAGAATTCACACTGGTGAGAAGCCTTATGAGTGCATTGAGTGTGGAAAGTTCTTCAGACATAGTTCAGTCCTTTTCAGACATCAGAAACTTCATAGTGGTGACTAA